The genomic region ATCGCCAATTTCCTGCTACTGGCGGCGATCATGCTCCTTTCGTTTGCTGCGATCGCGCTGCCCGCGGCGCGTGCCGGCGATCTGACCGCCGCCGAACAATGCGACCGGGAAGCGGGCAGCGAATTCGACCTGGAGCGGAACAGGTCGTTCCCGACCGTTTCCACGGAAGACATCCGCATTGGCATCGCGCTCTCCGCCTGCCGCGAAGCCTATAACCAGAACGGCGATGCGCGCACACAATTCCAACTCGCGCGTGTCCTCGACAAAGCCGGGCAGAAAATCCAGTCGCGCCGCATCCTCGAGGAAGCCGCGCGCAACGGTCATGCGCTGGCCATGGTGAATTACGGCGCCCTGCTTGCCGAGGCGGGCGAAGCGGCAACGGCGTTTGACCTCTACCAGCGAGCGGCGGCAGCCGGTAACATCCTCGCCGCCTACAATCTCGGTGTCGCCTATCGCGACGGTGTCGGCACCGCCGCTGACGGCGCGCTTGCAGTCCGCTGGTTCGAGCGGGCGTCGCTCGCCGGCGACGATGTCGCTGCCTTCAACCTGGCGGTGATGCTGGACGAAGGCAAGGCGGTGCCCGAAGACAATCTCGAGGCCGCAAAATTCTACGGTCTCGCCGCCGAGCGCGGCAATGTCGACGCGATGATCAACCTGGGGCTGATGTTCGAAAGCGGCGAAGGCGTGCGGCGCAATCCTGTCGCCGCACAGGAACTGTTCAGGCAGGCAGCGGATCGGGGCGATCCGCTTGGCCAGCAAAAGCTCGACCCGATTGCCACGGGCAGCATTTTACATACCGCCATGCTGGCAAAGATGGACCGGCCCAAATGAACACGCCATCTCCGCGCGGTTGGTTGGAATCAGCCGCGCGATCGGGTCTCAACGGATCTCGCCCGCCTGCGGCCCCCAGGTATCGGTCAGCGCAAAACCTTCGGCGAGCGGATCGAACGGATCGAGCGCCAGCTGATGCAGGCCGAAGGTCCAGCCCCGACCAGAGATGGTCGGAATGATTGCCGGTCGTCCGGCGACCGTCGTCACGCCCTCGAGTCCCACCTCGAATTCCGAGCCGATGATCGACCGGGATTTCAGCACGTCGCCCGGCTTGACGTGGCCACGCGCATGGAGCGTCGCAAGATTGGCCGAACTGCCGGTGCCGCAAGGAGAGCGGTCGACGCGGCCCGGCCACATCGTCGTGCAGGTGCGAACCGTGCCATCCGCCTCGGTGTCCCGGAACATCACATAGGCGACGCCGCTGATTTCGGGGATTTCCGGATGGACGACCGGGATCGTGCGGTTGACGAGATCCTTGAGCAGCATGCCCGCCTCGACAAGCCGCCGCGCATTCGCCTTTTCGATCGTCGTGCCGATCTGACGGACATCGACCAGCGCATAGAAAATACCGCCGAAGCAGAGATCGAGCTTGATGCGACCCCATTCCGGCGTTTCGATTTCGACGTCCAGTTCCTGCACGAAGGACGGCACCATGGTGAGCTTCACCCTTTCGCACCGTCCGTCGCGGCAGGTGGCCGTCGCCTTGACGAGGCCGGCAGCCGTGTCGAGCATCACCACGGTCTCAGGCTCCTTCATCTCGATCATGCCGGATTCGAGCAGGGCCGTCGTCACGCAGATCGAATTGGAGCCGGACATGGCGTGGGCCTGATCCGCCTGCAGGATGATGAAGCCGGCATCGGCCTCGGGGCGCTTTGCTGGCACGAGCAGGTTGACCGAGCCGATCGATCCGGAACGTGGTTCAAGGCAGAGGAAGCGACGCAGGCTGTCGTCGACCGTGTTGATGTGGTTCAACTGCTCGGCGATCGAGTTGCCCGGGATTTTCGGCACGCCGCCGATCGCCACCTTGCCGATTTCGCCCTCGCAATGAACGTCCAGCAACTGGATCGTGCGCTTCCATCTCATGACCTATCTCCGGATATCGCGTCTTCCCGCCGTTCACCGAAACTCGACCAGGCCCGGCGGCTCACCTGATATATCAGACAGCGGCGATGCATACATGGTTCATTGGCCTGCCGCAATATGGGCGGTCTCGACAAGCGCATCCCACCTCGCCCGCTGTCCATTCACCCAAAGTTGCCGCTTGACGGTCATGCCCCGGCGCGGGAGCGTGAAAGCGCGGCATATCACCGGAATGAGCATGACGAAGTTTATCATCTTCACCGACCTGCACATGGTTCCCGAAGGTGTGGCGATCATCGGGCTCGACCCCTATCGGCGGCTCGCTAGCGGGATCGCTCACGTCAACCGCTACCATGCCGATGCGGATCGGGTGATTTTTGCCGGAGACCTCACCCACGGGGCTGACCGCCCGTCCTACGAGCGCCTGAAGGCACTCCTTGGTGAACTCGTTCCGCCGGCGGCGATGATGATCGGCAATCACGACAGACGCGAGGTTTTCCTCGATGTTTTTCCCGCCGCAGGGACCGACGAGAACGGCTTCGTCCAGCAGGTGATCGATTTTGCCGACTGTCGCGCCGTGCTGCTCGACACCCTGTTCGCGCCGCCTTACGACTATCCCGTGAGCCACGCCGGGCATCTTTGCCAGCTGCGTCTTGCCTGGCTCGATCGGCAACTCGCCGAGGCGGGCGGCCGGCCGGTGCTGATCTTCATGCACCACCCTCCGCATGTGACCGGCTTCACGAGTATCGACATGATCCGCCTGATCAACGGCGAGGAATTCTACGCGCTCGCGAAACGCCACGGCAATGTGCGCCACATCTTCGCCGGTCATGTTCATCGCACGATCAGCGGCTCCAGCCGCGGCATTCCCTTCTCGATTTTCAAGAGCCCGGTTCATCAACAGCCGATGCCCTTCGATACACCGGACCCTTCGCTCTCCGTCGATGAACCGGCCGCCTATGGCATCATCCTGGTTACCGATGACGGCGTGCTCGTCCACACGGAAGACTACGAAATTGCCCGGCGCGACGCGGCAATGGCGTGACAGCCATTTCGACGACACTGCCTTCGTGTTAGGCTGGGCCATGAGCCATTCCATTTCATCCAGCCAGGATTTCGACTGTCAAAGCTGCGGCGCCTGTTGTGCCTATTCGGCCGATTGGCCGCGCTTTTCACTGGAGACAGACGAGGAACTCGATCGCATTCCGGCGGAATATGTCGCTGCCGACCTTGGCGGCATGCGTTGCGAGAACGATCGATGCACGGCGCTCGACGGCACGCTCGGCCGCTTCGTCGCCTGCAAGATCTATGCGTTGCGACCGATCGTGTGCCGGACGTGCATGCCGGGCGACGACGAATGTCTGATCGCGCGCGCACGCCATTTCGGTGCTGCCGCCTGACTACAGCGCCGCGCGTCTTAATCAGACGCGCAAAGGACGCTGTAGCACTTTGAATTGCTGCGTGTTTTTATCCTTAAATCGGCTACGATTTAAGGAAACATGCAGTAGGGATCATCCGGCACTGGCGGAGACACTCCGCATGTTCCGCAGTTTGCTGGCACATCGGTAGCGAAACATTCCGAGAATGCCGAAAATTGCCGGATGGATTTTCGGCGGCGCCAAGCATATTTTCTGCCCACGAAATCAGAGGCGCCAAGCGCCTGTTACCGCTCCGTGGAGGACCGCGTTCGATGAGCCAGACCAAGCTTCAAAAATCCCCCCCAGCAACGGACGCTGCGCCAGCGCCCTTTGCCGACTTCGCGCCACCGATCCGGCCGCAAACCACGCTCCGCCAGGCGATCACGGCCGCCTATCGCCGTCCTGAAACGGAATGTCTGCCAGCGCTCATCGAGGCGGCGACGCTGCCCAAAGAAACCCGCGATGCCGCCGCCAAAACCGCGCGCAAGCTGATCGAGGCGCTCCGTGCCAAGCATAAGGGCTCGGGCGTCGAGGGGCTCGTGCACGAGTATTCGCTGTCGAGCCAGGAAGGCGTGGCGCTCATGTGCCTTGCGGAAGCGCTGCTGCGCATCCCCGATACGGCGACCCGCGATGCGCTGATCCGCGACAAGATCGCCGACGGCGACTGGAAGGCGCATCTCGGCGGCGGACGCTCGCTCTTCGTCAATGCCGCGACCTGGGGCCTCGTCGTCACAGGCAAGCTGACCTCCACCGTCAACGACCGCAGCCTTGCTGCGGCGCTGTCGCGGCTTATCGCCCGCTGTGGCGAACCGGTGATCCGCCGCGGCGTCGACATGGCGATGCGGATGATGGGCGAGCAGTTCGTCACCGGCGAGACGATTGACGAGGCGCTGCGCCGTGCGCGGGCGCTTGAACAGAAGGGCTTCCGCTACTCCTACGACATGCTCGGCGAAGCGGCGACCACGGCGGCCGATGCGGAGCGCTATTACAAGGACTACGAAACCGCGATCCACGCCATCGGCAAGGCTTCGGCCGGACGCGGCATCTACGAGGGCCCCGGCATCTCGATCAAGCTCTCGGCGCTCCACCCGCGCTATTCGCGCGCGCAGGCCTCCCGCGTCATCGGCGAATTGCTGCCGAAGGTGAAGGCGCTCGCGCTCATCGCCAAGAAATACGACATCGGCCTCAACATCGATGCCGAGGAAGCGGACCGGCTGGAGCTGTCGCTCGATCTCCTCGAAGAACTCTGCCTCGACGCCGGCCTTTCCGGCTGGAACGGCATGGGCTTCGTCGTGCAGGCCTACGGCAAGCGCTGCCCCTTCGTTCTGGATTTCATCATCGACCTCGCGCGCCGCTCGGGCCGGCGCATCATGGTGCGTCTCGTCAAGGGCGCCTATTGGGATGCGGAGATCAAGCGCGCGCAGATTGACGGGCTTGAGGATTTCCCTGTCTTCACGCGCAAGATCTATACTGACGTTTGCTACATCGCCTGCGCCCGCAAGCTGCTTTCGGCGACAGACGTGATCTTCCCACAGTTTGCCACCCACAACGCACAGACGCTCGCCACCATCTACCACATGGCCGGCAAGGATTTTCAGGTCGGCAAATACGAGTTCCAGTGCCTGCACGGCATGGGCGAGCCGCTCTATGACGAGGTCATCGGCCGCGGCAATCTCGACCGTCCGTGCCGTATCTACGCGCCGGTCGGCACGCATGAGACGCTGCTTGCCTATCTCGTCCGCCGTCTGCTCGAAAACGGCGCAAACTCCTCCTTCGTCAACCGCATCGCCGACCCGA from Sinorhizobium garamanticum harbors:
- a CDS encoding YkgJ family cysteine cluster protein, with amino-acid sequence MSHSISSSQDFDCQSCGACCAYSADWPRFSLETDEELDRIPAEYVAADLGGMRCENDRCTALDGTLGRFVACKIYALRPIVCRTCMPGDDECLIARARHFGAAA
- a CDS encoding proline racemase family protein, encoding MRWKRTIQLLDVHCEGEIGKVAIGGVPKIPGNSIAEQLNHINTVDDSLRRFLCLEPRSGSIGSVNLLVPAKRPEADAGFIILQADQAHAMSGSNSICVTTALLESGMIEMKEPETVVMLDTAAGLVKATATCRDGRCERVKLTMVPSFVQELDVEIETPEWGRIKLDLCFGGIFYALVDVRQIGTTIEKANARRLVEAGMLLKDLVNRTIPVVHPEIPEISGVAYVMFRDTEADGTVRTCTTMWPGRVDRSPCGTGSSANLATLHARGHVKPGDVLKSRSIIGSEFEVGLEGVTTVAGRPAIIPTISGRGWTFGLHQLALDPFDPLAEGFALTDTWGPQAGEIR
- a CDS encoding tetratricopeptide repeat protein — translated: MAVMLDEGKAVPEDNLEAAKFYGLAAERGNVDAMINLGLMFESGEGVRRNPVAAQELFRQAADRGDPLGQQKLDPIATGSILHTAMLAKMDRPK
- a CDS encoding phosphodiesterase; its protein translation is MTKFIIFTDLHMVPEGVAIIGLDPYRRLASGIAHVNRYHADADRVIFAGDLTHGADRPSYERLKALLGELVPPAAMMIGNHDRREVFLDVFPAAGTDENGFVQQVIDFADCRAVLLDTLFAPPYDYPVSHAGHLCQLRLAWLDRQLAEAGGRPVLIFMHHPPHVTGFTSIDMIRLINGEEFYALAKRHGNVRHIFAGHVHRTISGSSRGIPFSIFKSPVHQQPMPFDTPDPSLSVDEPAAYGIILVTDDGVLVHTEDYEIARRDAAMA